One genomic segment of Flagellimonas marinaquae includes these proteins:
- a CDS encoding WD40/YVTN/BNR-like repeat-containing protein, whose amino-acid sequence MKHFKKIKHIALSGLGFCISLLSTDVQAQNKPLDTTLFKSMEYRVAGPYRGGRSIGIAGHADRQNEYYFGATGGGLWKTTDGGNTWDPVTDGQINSSSVGAVDVADSDPDIVYIGTGESEFRGNIMQGDGVYKSTDAGKTWVHAGLKDSQTISRIRIHPTNPDIVYAAVLGHPFGPNEERGVFKTTDGGDTWKKILYKGPKAGAADLILDPSDPNTIYASIWEVYRTPWKMWGGGGASALFKSTDGGESWEELSNLPGMPEAPIGKIGVTVSPVDSNRVWAIIEANNGGVFRSDDGGKTWKQTNNERKLRQRAFYYTRIYADPKDKDVVYVLNVNFWKSTDGGEKFDTEIKVPHGDNHDLWIDPNNPMRMAQANDGGGTISVNGGKTWTDENFPTAQLYHITATNDFPYFVAGAQQDNSTIAVPSEGWNFLTARTNTLKKSTPHYAVGGGESGYITQDPEDLDVFYAGSYSGVLTRYNRRTGESRRIEPYPRYFMGEPAETLPERVHWTYPIVFSPLDSDRLYVTSQHVWVSNDRGQSWEKISPDLTYADPETMGESGGVVTLDMSGPELYATVYALAPSYHDVNTIWAGSDDGMLHITRNHGKSWENITPPDVPKHSRISIIDASRHHAGTAYVAIKRYQMNDRAPYIYKTTDYGATWTKIINGIAEGHYVHAVREDIQVPGLLYAGTEHGMYVSFDAGENWKSFQLNLPDVAVRDLVVTEKDIAIATHGRSMWILDDISPIREYKEDILQKDLHVYTPYYSVRRVQDAVFQYYLDKEANEVTIEILDGSGNVIRKFAPKDPTEEMATEEKDKNEEEEGKKKKDKDVPTTHMGLNTFNWDLRYPGATVFDKMILWSARPKRGPMALPGKYQVRITADGKSETKEFEVKMDPRVKNVSSADLKKQFDLLMNLRNKLSEANEAVIAIRKYKKEMGDDIRKSTLKKLDAIESELYQVKNESNQDPLNYPIKLNNKLASLSLIVDSAESKPTNGAYQVYEELSQELAKLLDELNALNLEKKMAKKIKG is encoded by the coding sequence ATGAAACACTTTAAAAAGATAAAACATATTGCACTAAGTGGTTTGGGCTTCTGTATCTCACTTTTGAGTACAGATGTACAGGCGCAGAACAAACCTTTGGACACTACACTTTTTAAATCCATGGAATATCGCGTAGCAGGGCCATACCGTGGCGGACGTTCCATTGGTATTGCAGGTCACGCGGACCGACAGAACGAATACTATTTTGGTGCTACCGGCGGAGGACTTTGGAAAACCACCGATGGAGGTAACACATGGGACCCAGTTACCGACGGACAGATCAATTCGTCCTCTGTAGGCGCGGTGGATGTGGCCGATAGTGACCCGGATATCGTATACATTGGTACGGGAGAGTCAGAGTTTAGAGGCAACATTATGCAGGGTGATGGTGTTTACAAATCCACCGATGCGGGAAAAACCTGGGTACATGCCGGTTTAAAAGATTCGCAGACCATTTCGAGGATACGGATCCACCCGACCAACCCCGATATTGTATATGCAGCAGTTTTGGGGCATCCTTTTGGTCCAAACGAAGAAAGAGGTGTGTTTAAAACCACAGATGGAGGGGACACCTGGAAAAAAATCCTGTACAAGGGCCCAAAAGCAGGTGCGGCCGATTTGATCTTGGATCCTTCCGATCCAAATACGATTTACGCTTCTATCTGGGAAGTATACAGAACCCCGTGGAAAATGTGGGGAGGTGGTGGAGCATCTGCCCTGTTTAAATCCACCGATGGAGGTGAAAGCTGGGAAGAGCTGAGCAATTTACCAGGAATGCCAGAAGCTCCGATCGGTAAAATAGGGGTAACTGTATCCCCGGTAGATTCCAACCGTGTTTGGGCCATAATCGAAGCCAATAACGGCGGTGTTTTTCGTTCCGATGATGGGGGGAAAACTTGGAAACAGACCAACAACGAACGAAAATTGCGTCAGCGGGCATTTTACTATACACGTATTTATGCAGATCCAAAGGACAAGGATGTTGTTTATGTTCTCAACGTAAATTTCTGGAAATCCACCGACGGTGGAGAAAAGTTCGATACAGAGATTAAAGTGCCACATGGCGACAACCATGATCTATGGATAGACCCTAACAATCCAATGCGTATGGCACAGGCCAACGATGGAGGAGGAACTATTTCGGTAAATGGCGGTAAAACCTGGACAGATGAAAATTTTCCGACCGCTCAACTTTACCATATTACTGCGACGAACGATTTTCCATATTTTGTGGCAGGTGCCCAACAAGACAATAGTACCATTGCTGTCCCGAGCGAAGGGTGGAACTTTTTAACGGCAAGAACAAACACTTTAAAAAAATCCACGCCCCATTATGCCGTTGGTGGAGGTGAGAGCGGATATATAACCCAAGACCCGGAAGACCTGGATGTTTTCTATGCCGGCAGTTATTCCGGAGTACTTACCCGCTATAATAGGAGAACAGGAGAAAGTAGGAGAATTGAGCCATATCCACGTTATTTTATGGGTGAACCGGCAGAAACTTTGCCCGAGCGTGTACATTGGACCTATCCTATAGTATTTTCCCCACTGGATTCGGATAGACTTTACGTAACTTCCCAACACGTATGGGTCTCCAACGATCGTGGGCAATCCTGGGAAAAAATCAGTCCAGACTTAACTTATGCCGACCCGGAGACCATGGGGGAAAGCGGAGGGGTCGTTACCCTGGATATGAGTGGTCCCGAATTATATGCCACTGTTTATGCATTGGCACCTTCGTACCATGATGTGAATACTATTTGGGCAGGCTCAGATGATGGAATGTTGCACATTACCCGAAACCATGGTAAATCTTGGGAAAATATAACACCTCCCGATGTGCCGAAACACTCAAGAATCAGTATTATCGATGCTTCAAGGCATCATGCGGGTACAGCTTATGTGGCCATAAAAAGGTATCAAATGAACGACCGTGCCCCATATATCTACAAAACTACCGATTACGGTGCCACTTGGACCAAGATCATCAATGGTATTGCAGAAGGTCATTATGTACATGCCGTTCGAGAAGATATACAAGTGCCCGGATTGCTTTATGCAGGTACCGAACACGGAATGTATGTGTCTTTTGATGCGGGGGAAAATTGGAAATCGTTCCAGTTGAACCTACCCGATGTAGCTGTGCGCGATCTAGTCGTTACCGAAAAGGACATTGCTATTGCAACCCATGGTAGATCTATGTGGATTTTGGATGATATATCCCCGATACGTGAGTACAAAGAAGATATTTTACAGAAAGATCTGCATGTGTACACCCCGTATTATTCAGTAAGACGAGTGCAAGATGCTGTTTTTCAGTACTATTTGGATAAAGAGGCCAATGAGGTAACCATCGAGATTTTGGATGGATCTGGAAATGTAATCAGAAAGTTTGCCCCCAAAGATCCTACCGAGGAAATGGCAACCGAAGAGAAGGATAAGAACGAGGAAGAAGAAGGCAAGAAGAAAAAAGATAAGGATGTGCCCACTACTCACATGGGGCTGAACACCTTTAACTGGGACCTTCGTTATCCAGGCGCCACTGTTTTCGATAAAATGATCCTGTGGTCTGCACGCCCTAAAAGAGGTCCAATGGCCCTTCCTGGAAAATATCAGGTAAGGATAACCGCAGATGGCAAAAGTGAGACCAAAGAATTTGAAGTGAAAATGGATCCAAGGGTGAAGAACGTGAGTTCGGCCGATCTTAAAAAGCAATTTGACCTTTTAATGAATTTAAGGAACAAATTAAGCGAGGCCAACGAAGCTGTTATCGCCATCCGAAAATACAAAAAGGAAATGGGGGACGATATCAGAAAATCCACATTAAAAAAATTGGATGCCATAGAAAGTGAATTGTATCAGGTCAAAAATGAAAGTAATCAGGACCCTTTAAACTATCCTATAAAATTGAACAACAAGTTGGCCAGCCTTAGTTTAATAGTGGATAGCGCAGAATCAAAGCCTACCAATGGTGCCTACCAAGTTTACGAAGAACTGAGTCAAGAACTGGCAAAATTATTGGACGAACTGAATGCGTTGAATTTGGAGAAAAAAATGGCGAAGAAAATCAAGGGTTAA
- a CDS encoding thioredoxin family protein: MIVKTWLGICSLLLLSQNITAQKSDQINWITFGQLEDSLAVNPKKVFVDFYAEWCAYCKKMDKVAFRDKEIITKLNSEYYAVKMNAESTDTITFAGETFMNKQVGLERAPIHEIPILLASRTNYPFSLPAIIIFNTKFEVTHRYFEYLSPQKMKYILRIH, translated from the coding sequence ATGATAGTTAAAACATGGCTCGGAATATGTTCTTTACTGTTACTGTCTCAAAACATAACAGCACAAAAAAGCGATCAAATCAACTGGATAACATTTGGCCAGTTAGAAGATTCGTTGGCCGTAAACCCTAAAAAAGTCTTCGTCGATTTCTATGCCGAATGGTGTGCCTATTGTAAAAAGATGGATAAAGTTGCTTTTCGGGACAAGGAGATAATCACCAAATTGAACAGTGAGTATTATGCCGTAAAAATGAATGCAGAGAGTACCGACACCATTACTTTTGCGGGAGAGACATTTATGAACAAGCAAGTTGGTTTGGAAAGAGCACCTATACATGAAATCCCAATTCTTCTTGCTTCAAGAACAAATTACCCTTTTTCGCTTCCCGCCATAATTATTTTTAATACTAAATTCGAAGTTACCCATCGTTATTTTGAGTATTTGTCGCCGCAAAAAATGAAGTATATCCTGCGCATTCACTGA
- a CDS encoding TonB-dependent receptor, with product MKNLFPLLLLFTSMLTAQNQRIKISGSVTSHGNPIPFATVYMEGDTQGASADFDGYYELEVPTTSGIIVVQAQGYRTLRQEVNPVQKQQFNFEMIEDALGLEEVVVSATRNRVERKSTPVVVSSIKPRLLAATQSPTLAEGLNFAPGVRVETNCQNCGFTQVRLNGLEGGYTQILLNSRPIFSSLLGVYGLEQIPTNIIERIEVVRSGGSALYGSNAIAGTVNVITKDPVLNTWEIGSNLALVDRDAVDRNVNFNASIISDDLYSGITLFGAYRNRDAYDANDDGFTEMVELRNTTVGAKAFYRPSDLSRISINLNAIKEFRRGGNRLDLAPQFTDITEQLDHDTFIGGTEYEINSKNRSNKFQVYTSASYTNRKSYYGGLGGGRTRQDSTLANNAYGTTKDLAWVNGIQYTKIFKNGDVLTTGSEYIHSNTEDGIPGYNRRVDQSVNSLGAYAQYEWKPTEKFTALLGARLDNIKVDGLYTIGNISRDVDISQTVLSPRLTISYLLTDELRFRGGYARGFRAPQAFNEDLHISSVGGEPLFVILSDDLETEYSNAYTASLNYSKTKGLLQFDALLEGFYTTIQDPFTTVSTGATLANGSILEEVRNGSGAKVYGSNFELGLSPDPKWRFQLGGTLQQSKYNNTQILFESDGTLGETDIIIDEFVRNPNLYGYANTSWIPNTAFNIDLTGTYTGRMTVPLVISDTGFLQLNEVDAFFDLNIKLESHWDFNDDFMITLFGGVKNIFDSYQNDFDSGPTRDSDYVYGPAAPRSVFAGIKIGKLH from the coding sequence ATGAAAAACTTATTTCCCCTCCTATTGTTGTTCACATCGATGTTAACGGCCCAAAACCAAAGGATAAAAATATCCGGCTCTGTTACGTCGCATGGCAATCCAATACCCTTTGCTACAGTTTATATGGAGGGCGATACCCAAGGTGCGAGTGCAGATTTTGACGGATATTACGAACTGGAAGTCCCAACCACCTCTGGCATAATCGTAGTTCAGGCCCAAGGATACAGAACCTTACGGCAAGAAGTGAATCCAGTTCAAAAACAACAATTCAATTTTGAAATGATCGAGGACGCGCTGGGACTCGAGGAAGTAGTGGTAAGTGCCACAAGAAACCGAGTAGAAAGAAAAAGCACTCCCGTTGTTGTTTCTTCCATTAAACCCCGCTTATTGGCGGCGACCCAGTCTCCTACCCTCGCAGAAGGATTGAACTTTGCCCCCGGTGTTAGAGTGGAGACCAATTGCCAAAACTGTGGTTTTACCCAAGTTAGATTAAACGGCCTCGAAGGTGGATATACGCAAATATTGCTCAATAGCAGGCCCATATTCTCATCCTTATTGGGGGTGTATGGACTAGAACAGATTCCTACGAATATAATCGAAAGGATAGAAGTCGTAAGAAGCGGAGGTTCCGCTCTCTATGGCTCCAATGCAATTGCCGGAACCGTAAATGTTATAACCAAAGACCCTGTTTTGAATACTTGGGAAATTGGCAGCAATTTGGCGTTGGTAGACAGGGACGCAGTTGACCGTAATGTAAACTTTAATGCCTCTATTATATCCGATGACCTATATAGTGGTATAACACTCTTTGGCGCGTATCGTAACCGAGATGCCTACGATGCCAATGATGATGGCTTTACCGAAATGGTGGAACTACGGAACACCACCGTTGGCGCAAAAGCATTTTACAGACCAAGTGACCTAAGCAGGATTTCCATCAACTTAAATGCCATAAAAGAATTTAGACGAGGAGGTAACCGGCTGGATTTGGCCCCACAGTTTACCGATATCACAGAACAGTTAGACCACGATACTTTTATAGGCGGTACAGAATATGAAATAAACAGTAAGAATCGCTCCAATAAGTTCCAAGTTTACACTTCGGCATCGTACACCAACCGAAAGAGCTACTACGGAGGTCTAGGGGGTGGACGAACACGTCAAGATAGTACCTTGGCGAACAATGCCTACGGTACCACCAAGGACCTTGCTTGGGTTAATGGCATACAATACACCAAAATCTTTAAAAACGGTGATGTGCTAACGACCGGATCGGAATACATCCATAGCAACACAGAAGATGGCATACCTGGATACAATAGACGTGTAGATCAAAGTGTAAATTCATTGGGGGCCTATGCACAATACGAATGGAAACCTACCGAAAAGTTCACTGCCTTGTTGGGAGCTCGATTGGATAACATAAAGGTTGATGGTCTTTATACCATTGGTAATATTTCCAGAGATGTGGATATTAGTCAAACCGTTCTTTCCCCAAGGTTGACCATATCCTATCTTTTAACGGATGAATTGCGTTTTCGCGGAGGGTACGCCCGAGGCTTTAGGGCACCTCAGGCATTTAACGAGGACCTTCATATTTCCAGTGTGGGCGGCGAGCCATTGTTTGTTATTCTGTCGGATGACCTGGAAACCGAATATTCCAATGCCTATACAGCTTCATTAAATTATTCCAAAACCAAGGGTCTACTGCAATTCGATGCCCTACTCGAAGGATTTTACACCACCATACAAGATCCGTTTACAACAGTGAGTACAGGCGCCACGCTTGCCAATGGTTCTATTTTGGAAGAAGTTCGAAATGGTTCTGGGGCAAAAGTATATGGCTCCAATTTTGAATTGGGGCTTTCGCCGGACCCTAAGTGGCGGTTTCAGTTGGGCGGCACATTGCAACAATCTAAATATAATAATACTCAAATTCTTTTTGAAAGTGATGGCACCCTTGGAGAAACCGACATCATCATAGATGAGTTTGTCCGAAACCCTAATCTATATGGCTACGCGAATACCTCTTGGATTCCGAATACAGCTTTTAATATAGACCTTACCGGGACCTATACAGGTAGAATGACCGTTCCCTTGGTCATCAGTGATACTGGATTTTTACAGTTAAATGAAGTGGATGCCTTTTTTGACCTCAATATTAAATTGGAAAGTCACTGGGATTTTAACGATGATTTTATGATCACCCTCTTTGGAGGTGTCAAAAATATTTTTGACAGTTATCAGAACGATTTTGATTCGGGACCGACCCGTGACTCGGACTATGTCTATGGACCCGCTGCCCCAAGATCCGTATTTGCAGGAATCAAAATTGGAAAGTTACATTAA
- a CDS encoding GTP-binding protein, whose amino-acid sequence MNKTNKLPVTILSGFLGAGKTTLLNHILHNKAGLKVAVIVNDMSEVNVDAELVKNENTLSRTEEKLVEMSNGCICCTLREDLMIEVERLAKENRFDYLLIESTGISEPVPVAQTFSFVDEEQGIDLSRFSYIDTMVTVVDAFNFFKDFGSPETLMDRSLTDIEGDYRTIVNLLTDQIEFANVIVLNKTDLVSEEHLGVLKASIQKLNPSACIIESSFSKVDPNKILNTGLFNFEEAEQSAGWIEELNKEEHTPETEEYGIGSFVYRSKKPFDPIRFWDYVSQKFPHTIIRSKGLFWVASRPEQALVWSQAGGSLRADSAGLWWSSIPFNKRIQFMSFAQNQQQIEAEWDPKFGDRKNEIVFIGQNMDQQLIAQSLNACLATDEELSTKKWQSGYDDEWPVQRVHLME is encoded by the coding sequence ATGAACAAAACCAACAAATTGCCCGTAACCATATTAAGTGGATTTCTTGGGGCCGGTAAAACAACATTGCTCAACCACATTTTACACAATAAGGCCGGCCTAAAGGTAGCTGTGATCGTAAACGATATGAGCGAGGTTAATGTTGACGCTGAATTAGTTAAAAACGAAAACACCTTATCCAGAACAGAAGAAAAACTTGTAGAAATGAGCAATGGCTGTATTTGCTGTACATTGCGCGAAGATCTAATGATCGAGGTAGAACGCTTGGCCAAGGAAAACCGGTTCGATTATCTATTGATCGAAAGTACAGGTATCAGCGAACCTGTGCCTGTTGCGCAGACCTTCTCATTTGTGGACGAGGAACAGGGAATAGATCTTTCCCGTTTTAGTTATATAGATACCATGGTCACCGTTGTGGATGCCTTCAACTTTTTCAAGGATTTTGGAAGTCCCGAAACCCTTATGGACAGGAGCCTTACGGATATTGAAGGTGATTATCGAACCATCGTAAACCTACTGACCGATCAAATAGAGTTTGCCAATGTAATCGTTTTGAACAAAACAGACCTGGTCTCCGAAGAGCATTTGGGAGTCCTAAAAGCATCCATTCAAAAATTGAATCCTTCCGCATGTATTATCGAATCCAGTTTTAGCAAAGTTGATCCAAATAAAATCTTGAATACAGGACTCTTCAATTTTGAAGAAGCTGAACAAAGCGCCGGATGGATAGAAGAATTAAATAAGGAAGAACACACCCCGGAAACCGAGGAGTATGGGATAGGTTCTTTTGTTTATAGAAGTAAAAAGCCCTTCGATCCCATAAGATTTTGGGACTATGTTTCACAAAAATTCCCCCATACCATAATAAGGAGCAAGGGTTTGTTCTGGGTTGCCTCAAGACCGGAACAAGCTCTGGTATGGAGTCAGGCCGGAGGTTCGTTAAGAGCCGACAGCGCAGGGCTTTGGTGGAGCAGTATACCTTTCAACAAAAGGATACAGTTTATGTCCTTTGCACAAAATCAACAGCAAATAGAAGCAGAATGGGACCCAAAATTCGGTGACAGAAAAAATGAAATTGTTTTTATAGGGCAAAACATGGACCAACAGTTGATTGCACAGAGCCTGAACGCATGCTTGGCTACAGACGAGGAGCTTTCTACCAAAAAATGGCAAAGTGGCTATGATGACGAATGGCCCGTCCAAAGAGTCCATCTTATGGAATAA